The genomic stretch gataaaaatattcttatcatacTGCCGATTTTAAAACTTTACATATAACTATTGTAATAGCAAGTAACAAACGtactattgaaaaaaaatatgtaataaataatattaaaggaaTATTATCTATCAACTATTTATAGAAAGCTTCTTTTATGGGGCACTTGTTTCGACATTAAAATAAGAGGTCGTGCCATTTATAAAAAGTTCCATTATTAGAGAAaagatattcataaatatactAAACATTGTGATCTATATGTAAGTTATTACTAGCTTTTTATTACttcgaattttttatatgaaataataatcaaatgtttgatttaattattttatgattttcatatatttcatattgtaaaagaaaaagtgaaatacattttatttataaaaatgcataGTCTACTCAATTTaccttttttaaaatatagtagtttaaatatttggaaaaaaaagaaaattctatatattataaaaacttatatgcattagttatatattattaaataaacgtGGGAAGAAAGACCGGTTAAAAAAATACCATTTATATTAGAGCATTGTATATTTTACGTTTTCGATgagattatattattctttatttgcAGGAGAAATTTACAATTACTTGAGTCTATTTGTCCTTACTAGTTTTCTCCAGCTATGTATTCATGCACAGAtgactttattaatatatactaatattttgttttaaatatatgcatttcttatatgtaatatattttattataattattaatatttattattattattattattattattattattattattattattattattattattattataattattattttattattatatttattataattattattattattattattattaatattattattaatattattattaatattattaatattattaatattattattattattattattattattattattattattattattattattattattattattattattattattattataatagagtCCTTAAATCTTACAGAATTTTTTGATACAACCTATATGTCATTTTGTgtataatttatgttatattaatacataaatttctttctcacaGAGTATACTTTTATGAGTTATGGAATGCACCATTAACGATGTAACACCGAAATGTAAGTTgaaaatattgtatgtatattggAAAAACTTGAACATTTATTCAGTAAATTTCAAAacattcgattaatttttgaaatcattttttaattaaagcgATTATCAAATGTTTTAAAACTAATTGGAAAATTTAACTTAtcaaatacgaataatataaacTTAAGCTTTGGAAAAATTGCTATACAAAAAATTCATGTAAATAATTGTTTGCTGTAATAGGCCacttaatattttcgaatattgtaagtttacaataaaaaagaaacaaaaaatatatatacatgcaaacACATGGCAATTTTGAAATAACTTGTCTCTAACTTAAACACGCATATAATATGTAGCATTCCACAGCTCTAAATGCATACTTCACATGTTTCATATAATACCTTTATACTCTTGTAATTTACTACATATTGTACTAGCATACAGCttagattctttttatttattatatactttacgAAGTATATATTATCCTTTATTTCACATCAGTACTATTCTACGTCAAATTTTAGTACATAGATCCTCCTAAAcaataatcaaattataattttcgttatttcttaTCAGTACCAAACTCAACATAGAATTGCACTTTACATACCATTTtcatagagatatatatatatataatgtatatatatttaatatgtatgtatatatatatatatatatttatgaaatatgcgtgtgtgtgaaCCGACACACTAGCACACGAATGCTTACATACAAATCTGTACTTGCACACAGTAGTCACAGCCACCTGTCCAAATTCGCGCACACGCACACTTAAGATACGCATTTGTCGCACTTATTTTAAATACCTTCGgtatgttataatattttttttgtatatatatatatatgcatatgtatattgcTGGGATATCTTCTGTGTATTATACATAGAAATAGGTGCCGAAATGTGCTGCTCTTTTTCTAGAATCATTCGTACGACCATCAGGGGTCCTACAATTTGGCTGTTGCATTTTAGtatgtttttcttgtttctttttcatttttttaatgttctcTAATACCAACCTAACAGCATACTTTCGCACTTCCAAATTCGCTGAGCGTTGTTGGACTTTACAGCccataaatcaataaataaatagaggaACAACAATcttcaaacatcttttttttcttataacaaCATTAGAGGCTCTTGGAACGTAACGCAACAAATGTTCAACAATACAATTACGAAAACAAATAGAAGGCACTCttgctttttaataaattaatttctttgtaaCGACTCACAAGTTCTACATACTCTAGGCCTTGATGTGTCATCTAAATACAGTCTGATGTCTTTTAACTTTTCCTCTACGTGCCGCGATATCTCTATATCATCACAGCGTACGAACCTTCGGTGTAACATTTCCTGTTCACgtttttaaatagataataatagctataatatgCGAGATATGAGATAACAAATTTCTCattatagataaaagaaatttacgtTCATAACAATTAggtagaatattatttaactttttatattataataatttaattattgttatttgcttGGAAGCTCACAGCCgacacatttttttaattcattattttttttagtattttatcttattcgtTGGGCACAGGGCATTtcactttaatattttttaactgcTAAATATACGATGTTTGCGCGGAAATTtaccgaaaaaaaaattaacgaatttGTGTCCGCTCTATTTTAAAAGGCGTGAGAACATTCACGGTCACTCTAATTAAACTATAAGTACGATACCACTTcaggtagaaaaagaaacacagaTGTGGCAGTGCCTTGAGCAACCGTTGTGAAATGAATTCTATTTGCCTCCCTATTACccctctgttttttctttttgaacacATGACAAATCGCTCATCTTTgtacgataacaattatttgtttctatctttttttgcttATCCATCTAACTACTCTAGCCATGCTCGTGAGATTCATGTTTGTCGAGCCTATCACGCATAACGTCAAATACTGCATAATATGGATGTAAATGATGAATTATATCAGTATCTATTAagatataatgtttatatcattaatatttgactcttttaaaagataatttataacTGACTTTGAGTTTAACGCTAATTATATCTGTCatcttcaatatatatatatatatatatatattatattaaatgttatatatacatagatgtacatgcatgtatgcatgcatataaatacatttatgtatatatttacatattatatatcgtgtatatgtgtctcatactaataataattttgtgttTTCATCTGTGTATCTATGTGTTGAATGCTtttatatgcgtatgtatgtatgtacgtatatatatatatatatatatatatgtatctatgtatctatgtatgtatgtatatttgttgtattatattgttttgttttattaatatgtatgcACACATATCCACACGCGCTCGCTcgcttaataatttaataaagtttttattttatatatgaagaATTTAATTTACAGTTTGAATGTCTACTTTTTGGATTTAGGACTGAGATCACAAGAGAAATTGTATAACAATGCATACTCATGCAGTATCATGCAAATTTTTTTGGCCGACATTCAGATCATATGATTTCAAATGAATAAGAAAGCAAACATAGATGTGAAAGAAAGTTCTTAGAGGGTCAGAGCTTGTATCTGATGGCATGTATCGTTCAACTGATTCTGATCCCCTGTAGAATGAGCTGGATGCGTTTGGGGTGTACCTGGTGGTGTAATAGGCATTCTACCAACAGCAGGAGGAGCATCACCTGCACCTCCCAAGCTATCTTCGGATACTTTACCACTTGATTGCATTATACTATTCACCTTATATTTGCTTTGCCGCAACATAGTTTGCGAATTAGCACTCGAATATTTTTCAGTTGTCTTCCTATTTGCAGACAATGTTGGAGCTACTGTATACCGACGTTGGCCAgattgttgctgctgttgttgctgctggtgCTGAGATGGCAGGGAGGGTTGATAACGGTTTTGAGCCGGTGGATAATACGGGACCTGAGGGGTGGGTGGTGATAAAGTTGGAAGGGGTCGAGTCATGGGGGAGTATGGTGCTGGCGGTGGACTCGCCGGCTTATCTGAACTTGTTGAATCTGTTGTTTGCAAACCCTGTGAAGAGGTGGTACTATCTATTTGACTCATAGTAGAAGATTCATTGCTTTGACTGCTACTATTCAAATTGTCAAATTGATTAGCAGATACAGAACCTGTGGTTCTATAATTATTCGATGCATTCCTCCTACCTGAGGTATAGTTCGTTGATTTATATCCGATCGTGTTGTCAAAATATTGATCTGTATTATAGTTCGTATTTTTACGTCCATTCGCGTAGTCGAAGTtttgatttatattcatatttccaATCTTCTGTGAACTATTATTAGATGGATTGTAtgtttgattattaaaattaatattggaTCCAAAATTACCAGGCTTGCTTAAATTTTGACTCGAAGTGTAATTTCCAGATTTTTGTGTCAAAAAACAAGCCGGAGAGCCCACATTGGAAACAGCAGTTCGTTTGCTATATTGAACTGGTAATCGAGAAGATGTCATAGCAATGGTTGCATACTTATGAGTTCCATCTACATTAGTATACTTATGTGGCAATGAATTTCCTACACTTTGAGGTTTACTAAAAGTGTTTGGATTGATTACCGCTATATGATTTTGAGATTTAACATAATTGCTTTGAGTTATTGTTATACTTGATTTGGTATAATCTCTGGAATTGAGATGTGTTTTAGTACTTGACTCAAATTGTGAAATTGATGGAGGTGTTGGTAAAAGACTGGCACCACCAGAAGTATTGTGAAATTGTGGTGGATGTGTATGAGGAATGTAAACAGGATGATAAACTATAGCTCTACAATGCATTTGATTTGCACTGCAATCATCTACTTCATTTAAACATGTTTGTGAGTTATGTAAATTAGTAGTATGTATCGCGATTGGATGGTAATTGGTGTAACGACTGGACATAGGAAATTTTAGAGGCATTAGGGATACCAGAGGCGTAGCTGATCCTGAAGCAGCTTGTGATTCACCATGTGGTTGCTCCGAGTGGCTTGATGTCGAACGTGAATCCTATGATTTATGTTAACAAATAGTAGGAATACTATTtagaatgaatattttatgatcTAAACACTCTTGTGGTAGAAGATTACTAattaaatgatagaaaatttctCGTATTTCGATATTTCTCGATGAAATTCCATAGAAAGATCATTAACGTGATTCAATGAGTAAAATCTTATCTATTAAATAAGAGAATTTCTAAAAATCTATATGAAAATACTTAATCAGGGATACATACATGCAATTGAAATGTTGACTTACCTCTTGCGGAGCAGTTTGATTGTCTGATGTAGTAGTTTGTTGACACGAAGTATCAGGGGAGTAAACAAGTAGTTGATGATCAGACAATCCAATAGGTGCATGAGcaggaggtggtggaggtggcCCAGCTGCAAAAGAGTAATAAAGATGATCCATTTGTGGCGGAGGCGGTCCTGTGGGCACTGGTGGATGATGATGTGGTGGTGGTGCAGCAGGAGCATAAAAGTGTGCAGGAGGTGGTGGATGAAGAGACGGGAGCGTTGGCGGTGGACCCGTTGCTGGACTATTTGCTCCTGTACCATTATTGccactgttgttattattgccacCACTACTTGTGTTGCTCTGCGAACTGCTGGTAGTAAATAGATATGGTGAAGCTCCAGCAGCAGCTGCTCCTGCGTAATATGGTTCGTactaaacaaacaaaatatctTAGGCTTAGTTGTTTGTTTTCTAAAGATTACAACttacaaaaaagataataaaacaaatttcttatatgaagcaaatatataatataatgagaTATTGCATAAAATTTACAGCTTTTAGAAGATCTTCTTAAATCTGCATATCACTTTGTACATCATTGCTAGGTGAATTAAGAAGCTATA from Vespa crabro chromosome 6, iyVesCrab1.2, whole genome shotgun sequence encodes the following:
- the LOC124425263 gene encoding homeobox protein 9-like isoform X3, giving the protein MSSASTGGTEESSPSSSPASATSLTMAAPKYGTLVPNRIFVGGISASTSEAELAELFSQYGTVKATKIIADRAGVSKGYGFVTFETEEEAKRLQQEPECIVLRERKLNIAPAIKKQPFNRSFDGGSGSPPSVPSSTYYYANGMGLTYQNGMTFYNAAAPAPGTPIAPPADPATIYQATGVFGPQATTGHQTFAPVMYPCPAPSLYMPQQYQYPPMPYEPYYAGAAAAGASPYLFTTSSSQSNTSSGGNNNNSGNNAGPPPPPPAHAPIGLSDHQLLVYSPDTSCQQTTTSDNQTAPQEDSRSTSSHSEQPHGESQAASGSATPLVSLMPLKFPMSSRYTNYHPIAIHTTNLHNSQTCLNEVDDCSANQMHCRAIVYHPVYIPHTHPPQFHNTSGGASLLPTPPSISQFESSTKTHLNSRDYTKSSITITQSNYVKSQNHIAVINPNTFSKPQSVGNSLPHKYTNVDGTHKYATIAMTSSRLPVQYSKRTAVSNVGSPACFLTQKSGNYTSSQNLSKPGNFGSNINFNNQTYNPSNNSSQKIGNMNINQNFDYANGRKNTNYNTDQYFDNTIGYKSTNYTSGRRNASNNYRTTGSVSANQFDNLNSSSQSNESSTMSQIDSTTSSQGLQTTDSTSSDKPASPPPAPYSPMTRPLPTLSPPTPQVPYYPPAQNRYQPSLPSQHQQQQQQQQSGQRRYTVAPTLSANRKTTEKYSSANSQTMLRQSKYKVNSIMQSSGKVSEDSLGGAGDAPPAVGRMPITPPGTPQTHPAHSTGDQNQLNDTCHQIQALTL
- the LOC124425263 gene encoding atrophin-1-like isoform X1, producing the protein MSSASTGGTEESSPSSSPASATSLTMAAPKYGTLVPNRIFVGGISASTSEAELAELFSQYGTVKATKIIADRAGVSKGYGFVTFETEEEAKRLQQEPECIVLRERKLNIAPAIKKQPFNRSFDGGSGSPPSVPSSTYYYANGMGLTYQNGMTFYNAAAPAPGTPIAPPADPATIYQATGVFGPQATTGHQTFAPVMYPCPAPSLYMPQQYQYPPMPYEPYYAGAAAAGASPYLFTTSSSQSNTSSGGNNNNSGNNGTGANSPATGPPPTLPSLHPPPPAHFYAPAAPPPHHHPPVPTGPPPPQMDHLYYSFAAGPPPPPPAHAPIGLSDHQLLVYSPDTSCQQTTTSDNQTAPQEDSRSTSSHSEQPHGESQAASGSATPLVSLMPLKFPMSSRYTNYHPIAIHTTNLHNSQTCLNEVDDCSANQMHCRAIVYHPVYIPHTHPPQFHNTSGGASLLPTPPSISQFESSTKTHLNSRDYTKSSITITQSNYVKSQNHIAVINPNTFSKPQSVGNSLPHKYTNVDGTHKYATIAMTSSRLPVQYSKRTAVSNVGSPACFLTQKSGNYTSSQNLSKPGNFGSNINFNNQTYNPSNNSSQKIGNMNINQNFDYANGRKNTNYNTDQYFDNTIGYKSTNYTSGRRNASNNYRTTGSVSANQFDNLNSSSQSNESSTMSQIDSTTSSQGLQTTDSTSSDKPASPPPAPYSPMTRPLPTLSPPTPQVPYYPPAQNRYQPSLPSQHQQQQQQQQSGQRRYTVAPTLSANRKTTEKYSSANSQTMLRQSKYKVNSIMQSSGKVSEDSLGGAGDAPPAVGRMPITPPGTPQTHPAHSTGDQNQLNDTCHQIQALTL
- the LOC124425263 gene encoding atrophin-1-like isoform X2, whose translation is MAAPKYGTLVPNRIFVGGISASTSEAELAELFSQYGTVKATKIIADRAGVSKGYGFVTFETEEEAKRLQQEPECIVLRERKLNIAPAIKKQPFNRSFDGGSGSPPSVPSSTYYYANGMGLTYQNGMTFYNAAAPAPGTPIAPPADPATIYQATGVFGPQATTGHQTFAPVMYPCPAPSLYMPQQYQYPPMPYEPYYAGAAAAGASPYLFTTSSSQSNTSSGGNNNNSGNNGTGANSPATGPPPTLPSLHPPPPAHFYAPAAPPPHHHPPVPTGPPPPQMDHLYYSFAAGPPPPPPAHAPIGLSDHQLLVYSPDTSCQQTTTSDNQTAPQEDSRSTSSHSEQPHGESQAASGSATPLVSLMPLKFPMSSRYTNYHPIAIHTTNLHNSQTCLNEVDDCSANQMHCRAIVYHPVYIPHTHPPQFHNTSGGASLLPTPPSISQFESSTKTHLNSRDYTKSSITITQSNYVKSQNHIAVINPNTFSKPQSVGNSLPHKYTNVDGTHKYATIAMTSSRLPVQYSKRTAVSNVGSPACFLTQKSGNYTSSQNLSKPGNFGSNINFNNQTYNPSNNSSQKIGNMNINQNFDYANGRKNTNYNTDQYFDNTIGYKSTNYTSGRRNASNNYRTTGSVSANQFDNLNSSSQSNESSTMSQIDSTTSSQGLQTTDSTSSDKPASPPPAPYSPMTRPLPTLSPPTPQVPYYPPAQNRYQPSLPSQHQQQQQQQQSGQRRYTVAPTLSANRKTTEKYSSANSQTMLRQSKYKVNSIMQSSGKVSEDSLGGAGDAPPAVGRMPITPPGTPQTHPAHSTGDQNQLNDTCHQIQALTL